A stretch of the Neorhodopirellula lusitana genome encodes the following:
- a CDS encoding HlyD family secretion protein — MGYFLWDWQLRYQSHGVVQGRILNVTPPWEGNVLTLQVREGDSVRQGQVLLTVTNIEKEQRMAEVADALKLAQATLEAKVSEMRWQSQLRGDRNQKALGEYYEMWGDLSNQRTQLLQAESELQRLRATREKNEMAVRVKDVENASFLVDGLRAKIEKQTAAVSEMKKRVEIYDQFADDASATIQPAILNISNLQAELVRLREVVQQGQICSPVNGTVVKVRRYAGDYANVSETVMEILEDATIEPVLYFSQDNADQMRVGDEVEIDVRPGQERLRCRITRVGEQLEYAPPNIERYYRKNEKLLPVYLQPYEAKGVDSLLYLGSEIHLPRFSFATANP, encoded by the coding sequence ATGGGATATTTCCTCTGGGATTGGCAGCTGCGATACCAATCACATGGAGTCGTTCAGGGAAGAATCTTGAATGTCACGCCGCCCTGGGAAGGAAACGTGCTGACGTTGCAAGTGCGCGAAGGCGACTCGGTTCGACAAGGCCAAGTGTTATTAACAGTCACCAATATCGAGAAGGAGCAACGGATGGCCGAAGTCGCCGACGCCCTGAAACTTGCCCAAGCAACGTTAGAGGCGAAAGTCTCGGAAATGCGATGGCAATCGCAATTACGTGGTGACCGGAACCAGAAAGCGCTCGGCGAGTACTACGAAATGTGGGGTGATCTTTCAAATCAACGCACGCAACTGTTGCAGGCCGAAAGCGAATTGCAACGCTTGCGGGCGACGCGAGAAAAGAACGAGATGGCGGTACGCGTCAAAGACGTGGAAAATGCAAGTTTCCTTGTCGACGGACTGCGGGCAAAGATCGAGAAACAAACCGCTGCCGTATCGGAAATGAAAAAGCGAGTTGAGATTTACGATCAATTTGCAGACGACGCGTCGGCAACGATTCAGCCCGCAATACTGAACATCAGTAATCTTCAAGCGGAATTGGTTCGACTGCGAGAAGTTGTCCAACAGGGGCAAATCTGTTCGCCAGTGAACGGAACGGTCGTGAAGGTACGGCGATATGCAGGCGACTACGCGAATGTCTCGGAAACCGTCATGGAGATTTTGGAAGACGCCACGATCGAACCGGTTTTGTATTTCTCGCAGGACAACGCGGACCAAATGCGGGTCGGAGACGAAGTGGAAATCGATGTTCGACCAGGCCAGGAACGCCTTCGCTGTCGCATCACACGTGTCGGTGAACAATTGGAATACGCTCCACCAAACATCGAACGGTACTACCGCAAGAATGAAAAACTCTTGCCGGTCTATCTTCAGCCTTACGAAGCCAAGGGCGTTGATTCGCTACTGTACCTGGGCAGCGAAATTCATCTTCCACGCTTTTCGTTTGCGACAGCGAATCCATAG
- a CDS encoding glycosyltransferase family 2 protein: protein MLNDWNHWLSSLQTDQWLFALLPLLLFDGLRYSLGSLAIWLYDFAREVGITLLGNRKEPRFGYCPSVCVVIAGLNEAETLPHTLRSVWNSYPQLEIIVVDDGSRDAMSRVATDFARDHAGVTVLKKNNRGGKSSALNFALPFTTAEILVGVDSDSHVGENAIWEIVQPFANAEVGAVSAAVVARNTHASLVSRLQALEYLGSIFLGRLLSDRFGTLGIVSGAFGAFRRDALSRTGGWDVGPGEDGDLTLRIRKSGYQVAFAPYAQCFTNVPTAAMSLIKQRRRWEWALITLECRKHVDLANPLSKNFCINNLTMLMDRWTFNLALQFGFWAYMGWLCVHANNDTWKLFFLYYLVFVAMNVIQIAVVLYYSNDRRRDLSAGFAIPLMPLYQVALRAVMFYGILEELFFRSSHHDNFVPEHVRRTTWHW, encoded by the coding sequence GTGTTAAACGACTGGAATCATTGGCTCTCGTCACTGCAAACTGACCAATGGCTGTTCGCTCTGCTGCCGTTGCTATTGTTTGATGGCCTTCGATACTCGTTAGGTTCGCTGGCTATTTGGCTGTATGATTTCGCTCGTGAAGTCGGCATCACGCTACTGGGCAACCGGAAAGAGCCGCGGTTCGGATATTGCCCATCCGTGTGTGTCGTTATCGCCGGCTTGAACGAAGCCGAAACTTTGCCGCATACGCTACGGTCAGTTTGGAACAGCTATCCGCAGTTGGAAATCATCGTGGTCGATGACGGATCGCGTGACGCGATGAGCAGGGTGGCTACGGACTTTGCGCGTGACCACGCGGGTGTGACTGTCTTGAAGAAAAATAATCGCGGCGGTAAATCGTCGGCGCTCAACTTCGCTTTGCCGTTCACAACCGCCGAGATTCTTGTCGGTGTTGATAGCGACTCGCATGTGGGCGAAAACGCGATTTGGGAAATAGTCCAACCGTTTGCTAACGCAGAAGTAGGCGCGGTGTCTGCCGCTGTGGTGGCTCGCAATACGCACGCCAGTTTAGTATCGAGGTTGCAAGCATTGGAGTATTTGGGATCCATCTTTTTAGGACGTCTACTGTCTGATCGTTTCGGAACATTGGGAATCGTCTCGGGAGCGTTTGGCGCATTCCGTCGCGATGCTTTGTCGCGAACAGGTGGATGGGACGTTGGACCAGGCGAAGACGGAGACTTGACACTCCGGATACGAAAGTCGGGCTATCAGGTTGCGTTTGCGCCCTATGCCCAGTGTTTTACAAATGTCCCGACGGCCGCGATGTCATTAATCAAGCAACGTCGGCGTTGGGAGTGGGCGCTAATCACACTCGAATGCCGCAAGCATGTGGATTTAGCTAATCCGTTGTCCAAGAACTTCTGCATCAACAACCTCACCATGCTAATGGATCGCTGGACTTTCAATCTGGCTCTGCAGTTTGGCTTCTGGGCATACATGGGATGGCTGTGCGTTCACGCTAACAACGATACATGGAAGCTGTTCTTTCTGTATTACCTGGTTTTCGTGGCTATGAATGTGATTCAAATAGCCGTCGTGCTGTACTATTCCAACGACCGTCGTCGTGACTTAAGCGCTGGTTTCGCCATACCATTGATGCCCCTGTATCAAGTTGCGTTACGAGCGGTGATGTTCTACGGCATTCTTGAAGAACTATTCTTCCGTAGCTCGCACCACGATAACTTTGTTCCGGAGCATGTTCGTCGAACGACGTGGCATTGGTAA
- a CDS encoding TolC family protein, translated as MKICGLIFVGYVWLLAGCGMRSHKISQARHIPATDRVSTALLDPKWTEVKYTCVSDEPIPICDVQLPPEEREEWELTLDAVIQMTLERSQVIRDIGGAVVSDPESVSTAFDPVIVKTDPQLGVQAALSDFDAQLASSLLYGRTEQTLNNTIEGQGTRDPRVNYGLFDVSVSKITRNGTQLKLGNLTDFDRNNSPLNRFSQSYTGGFQGEIRHPLKQGAGRAFNQIAGPGSTPGNYRGVRIAQINTRIEITDFKAAVRDLLLNVERAYWELSLSYRNLEAKVQGRDAALATWRIVQARLETGDADGAEEALARERYYAWVTEVENAFVGRADGLAASNAAQDSSVRFDTGLLAAERRLRFLIGIPFYDGKLIRPIDATIQSEVIFDRPSSLAFALQNNIELQSQKLNITKHECELVAARNFLQPQVDLIGRYRMHGFGEELFGSTNEANSGAYSDLLRGDLQDWAVGLEWKSPVGFRRGHSAVRNAQFQLMREKAIYFEQERQIAIELDAAFAEQQRAFATSGINQDRVDAARQRVAAVREKYQVVDFPLEFVNIAIQRAVEAETALARSQVEHSIAVALVHYARGTYLTYLDVFYQSNAIDPVPTCQLASEITSVQITESISTDEGDSLTH; from the coding sequence ATGAAGATATGTGGTCTCATTTTCGTCGGTTACGTCTGGTTGCTGGCAGGGTGCGGGATGCGTTCGCACAAGATCAGTCAGGCCAGACATATTCCTGCAACTGACCGAGTCTCGACCGCGCTACTGGATCCCAAGTGGACGGAAGTCAAATACACTTGCGTTTCGGACGAGCCTATTCCCATTTGCGATGTGCAATTGCCCCCAGAGGAACGGGAGGAATGGGAACTCACGCTTGATGCGGTCATTCAGATGACCTTGGAACGAAGCCAGGTAATTCGCGACATCGGCGGGGCAGTCGTTTCCGACCCGGAAAGCGTTTCGACAGCCTTCGATCCAGTGATCGTTAAAACAGATCCCCAGCTTGGAGTTCAGGCTGCCCTAAGCGACTTTGACGCCCAACTTGCCTCGAGCTTGCTTTACGGCAGAACGGAGCAGACGTTGAACAATACGATCGAGGGTCAGGGCACCCGAGATCCACGCGTGAACTACGGACTGTTCGATGTTTCGGTCTCAAAGATTACTCGAAACGGGACCCAGCTTAAGCTAGGCAACCTAACGGATTTTGATCGCAACAATTCACCTCTCAATCGATTTTCACAGAGCTATACAGGTGGTTTTCAGGGCGAAATTCGTCATCCTTTGAAACAAGGTGCCGGACGCGCGTTCAATCAGATTGCGGGTCCCGGTTCCACACCGGGAAACTACCGAGGGGTGCGGATTGCCCAAATCAACACTCGCATTGAAATTACCGATTTTAAAGCCGCCGTCCGCGACTTGCTACTCAACGTGGAACGCGCGTACTGGGAACTATCGCTTTCCTATCGCAATTTAGAGGCGAAGGTACAAGGACGTGACGCGGCATTGGCAACATGGCGCATCGTGCAGGCTCGACTTGAAACAGGCGATGCCGATGGCGCCGAAGAAGCCCTTGCTCGCGAACGCTACTATGCCTGGGTCACCGAGGTCGAAAACGCTTTCGTCGGCCGCGCCGACGGTCTGGCTGCTTCCAACGCGGCGCAAGATAGCTCAGTCAGGTTTGACACCGGCTTGCTGGCAGCCGAACGTCGCTTGCGATTTCTAATTGGAATTCCATTTTACGATGGCAAGCTGATTCGTCCTATCGATGCAACAATTCAAAGTGAGGTCATTTTCGACCGTCCAAGTTCGCTTGCTTTCGCACTGCAGAACAACATTGAATTGCAGTCTCAGAAACTGAACATTACAAAGCATGAATGTGAACTTGTCGCTGCCCGAAACTTCCTGCAGCCGCAGGTCGATCTAATTGGACGATATCGTATGCACGGCTTTGGCGAGGAATTGTTCGGATCGACCAATGAGGCCAACAGTGGCGCGTACTCGGACCTGCTTCGCGGCGATTTGCAAGATTGGGCCGTTGGGTTGGAATGGAAATCGCCAGTCGGTTTTCGACGTGGCCATTCGGCTGTACGTAATGCTCAGTTTCAATTGATGCGAGAAAAGGCAATCTATTTCGAGCAAGAACGTCAAATCGCCATTGAACTGGACGCAGCATTTGCTGAACAGCAACGAGCGTTCGCGACCAGCGGTATCAATCAAGATCGCGTTGATGCGGCGCGTCAACGTGTGGCGGCCGTACGTGAAAAGTATCAGGTAGTCGACTTTCCGCTGGAATTCGTCAACATTGCGATCCAACGCGCCGTCGAGGCCGAAACAGCATTGGCCCGGTCGCAAGTCGAACACTCGATCGCGGTTGCCTTGGTCCACTACGCACGCGGAACCTATCTGACTTACCTGGACGTCTTTTATCAATCCAATGCCATCGATCCCGTGCCAACCTGCCAACTCGCCAGTGAGATCACATCGGTCCAAATCACGGAATCGATCTCAACTGACGAAGGTGATAGTTTGACGCATTGA